The following are encoded in a window of Prochlorococcus marinus str. MIT 1013 genomic DNA:
- the petE gene encoding plastocyanin produces MIRSISTALFAFFAFLVIGVSNVNASTVEVKLGTDAGMLAFEPSTLNISAGDTVKFVNNKLAPHNAVFDGNDALSHPDLAFAPGESWERTFSTAGTYDFYCEPHRGAGMVGKVVVN; encoded by the coding sequence ATGATTCGTTCTATTTCAACAGCTTTATTTGCTTTCTTTGCATTCCTTGTAATTGGTGTATCAAATGTGAATGCTTCAACTGTTGAAGTTAAGCTTGGCACCGATGCAGGAATGCTTGCTTTCGAACCAAGCACCCTAAACATAAGCGCTGGTGACACCGTAAAGTTTGTAAACAACAAACTTGCTCCTCATAATGCCGTTTTTGACGGAAATGATGCTCTAAGTCATCCAGATTTAGCTTTTGCTCCTGGAGAGTCTTGGGAAAGAACTTTTAGCACAGCTGGAACATACGACTTTTACTGCGAGCCTCACAGGGGTGCAGGAATGGTTGGAAAAGTCGTAGTCAACTAA
- a CDS encoding NAD-dependent epimerase/dehydratase family protein, whose translation MKNEIILITGASGCVGQYIVNWLIENSSSELFLWVRDPKKITSINLENPRIKILVGDLRQSNKFKKELSEVNRVIHTATAWGDPKRAKEVNIDAVKNLLDLLNPSNIKQIIYFSTASVLDRNLNLLPEAFTYGTEYIQTKAQCLKELESHQLATKIIAVFPTLVFGGRLDGKSKFPTSYLTKGLRDALKWIWLARWIKLFSRFHFIHAADIAFICGHLATSNFKPTQLVTGTKIKKFVLGQPYISIDVVIQTLLRWKGMSKVPQIPLWTWLVELLTTLLPIQITNWDRFSLRQKHFIHEPVTSPETFGGISYAKTLSQVLHNSGLTKH comes from the coding sequence TTGAAAAACGAAATAATTCTGATCACTGGTGCAAGTGGATGTGTTGGACAATACATAGTAAATTGGCTAATCGAAAACTCAAGTTCAGAATTATTTTTATGGGTTAGAGATCCAAAAAAAATAACTTCAATAAATTTAGAAAACCCAAGGATTAAAATTTTAGTTGGAGATTTGAGACAATCAAATAAGTTCAAGAAAGAACTTTCAGAAGTCAACAGAGTTATTCATACTGCAACTGCTTGGGGTGATCCTAAAAGAGCGAAAGAAGTAAACATTGATGCAGTAAAAAATTTGCTCGACTTACTAAATCCTTCCAATATCAAACAAATTATTTATTTCTCAACTGCAAGTGTTCTTGATAGAAACTTAAATTTGTTACCCGAAGCTTTTACCTATGGAACAGAGTACATACAAACGAAAGCACAATGCCTCAAAGAGCTTGAATCTCATCAGCTTGCAACGAAGATCATAGCTGTTTTCCCAACACTAGTTTTTGGCGGTCGTTTAGACGGTAAAAGTAAATTTCCAACTAGTTATCTGACCAAAGGCCTTAGAGATGCATTGAAATGGATATGGCTAGCAAGATGGATAAAATTATTCTCAAGGTTTCATTTTATTCACGCAGCAGATATTGCTTTCATTTGCGGGCATCTAGCAACCTCTAATTTCAAACCTACACAACTTGTTACTGGCACTAAAATAAAAAAATTCGTTTTAGGGCAACCTTATATAAGTATCGATGTAGTAATTCAGACGCTTCTAAGATGGAAAGGGATGAGTAAAGTCCCTCAAATCCCACTTTGGACTTGGCTTGTTGAACTTTTAACTACATTACTCCCAATTCAAATTACAAACTGGGATAGATTTAGTCTTAGACAAAAACACTTTATACATGAGCCCGTAACCTCTCCTGAAACCTTTGGAGGTATCAGCTATGCCAAAACTCTAAGTCAAGTTTTACATAATTCTGGTTTAACTAAACACTAA
- the hemE gene encoding uroporphyrinogen decarboxylase: protein MNETTPLLLRAARGENVERPPVWMMRQAGRYMKVYRDLRDNHPSFRERSENPDLSYEISMQPFKAFQPDGVILFSDILTPLPGMGINFDIVESKGPLINDPIRSLKQVKDLKPLQPEESMSFVGEVLGRLRESVGNKAAVLGFVGAPWTLAAYVVEGKSSKNYAVIKSMAFQEPELLHQLLNHFAESIANYLSYQIESGAQVVQMFDSWAGQLSPQDYDEFAAPYQQKVVNLVKEKHPDTPMILYISGSAGVLERMGQTGVDIVSLDWTVDMADGLKRLPQAVGVQGNVDPGLLFGTPDAIRSRIVDVVKKAKGRKHILNLGHGILPGTPEDNARVFFEAGKNVNELIKVSS from the coding sequence ATGAACGAAACTACTCCTTTACTACTTCGTGCCGCTCGCGGAGAGAATGTTGAAAGGCCCCCTGTTTGGATGATGCGCCAAGCGGGAAGATACATGAAGGTATATCGCGACCTGCGTGATAACCATCCAAGTTTCAGGGAAAGATCCGAAAACCCCGATCTTTCTTATGAAATTTCAATGCAACCTTTCAAAGCTTTTCAACCAGATGGAGTAATACTTTTTTCAGATATCTTGACTCCTCTTCCTGGAATGGGAATTAACTTTGACATCGTTGAAAGTAAAGGACCCTTGATAAATGACCCAATAAGAAGCCTAAAGCAGGTTAAAGACCTAAAGCCTCTGCAACCAGAAGAAAGCATGTCTTTTGTTGGTGAAGTTCTTGGGAGGCTAAGAGAAAGCGTTGGAAATAAAGCTGCAGTTCTCGGTTTTGTAGGAGCTCCCTGGACTCTTGCTGCATATGTTGTAGAAGGGAAAAGCAGCAAAAATTATGCAGTTATTAAGTCAATGGCATTCCAAGAACCAGAACTACTGCATCAACTTTTAAATCACTTTGCGGAATCAATTGCAAACTATTTGTCCTATCAAATTGAATCTGGGGCCCAAGTAGTTCAAATGTTTGATTCATGGGCAGGACAATTAAGTCCACAAGATTATGACGAGTTTGCCGCACCTTATCAACAAAAGGTAGTCAATTTAGTAAAAGAAAAACATCCAGATACACCCATGATTTTATATATCTCTGGCAGTGCTGGAGTGCTTGAAAGGATGGGACAAACTGGAGTAGATATAGTCTCTTTAGATTGGACTGTTGACATGGCGGATGGACTAAAAAGGCTGCCTCAAGCAGTAGGAGTTCAAGGAAATGTTGATCCAGGACTTTTGTTTGGTACTCCTGATGCGATTAGATCAAGAATTGTTGATGTCGTCAAAAAAGCTAAAGGTAGAAAACATATTCTTAACCTTGGTCATGGAATACTTCCTGGGACGCCAGAAGACAATGCAAGAGTATTTTTCGAGGCTGGTAAAAATGTCAATGAACTTATAAAAGTTTCATCTTGA
- the glgB gene encoding 1,4-alpha-glucan branching protein GlgB — MTVSILLDSLKDDGQRLSECRHENPFSILGPQPFKDKWIIRIWMPEASAVELIIQGTKIQLQNPNHEWIFEGVTEKDPGTDYQVKVQRGGIEHVQNDPWSFRKEWMGEIDRHLFAEGNHHHIWRKMGAHLTEIDNKQGVMFCLWAPNARSVSLIGDLNSWDGRHHPMQKRLGGIWELFIPGLSEGDLYKYEIRTEKGHCYEKADPYGFQHEVRPAKSSVISKIDSFQWNDQSWISNRDNRDPLAQPISVYEMHLGSWMHASSDDPFINSNGDHRAPVPAADMKPGSRLLTYKELANKVIPYVKERGFTHIELMPISEHPFDGSWGYQVTGWYAPTSRYGSPDEFRAFVDSCHKEGIGIILDWVPGHFPKDQHGLAYFDGSHLYEHSDPRIGEHKEWGTLIFNYSRNEVRNFLVANLIFWFDQFHIDGIRVDAVASMLYKDYLRPEGEWIPNENGGNENFEAVRFLQQANHVLFQHFPGALSIAEESTTWTGVTKPTDIDGLGFNLKWNMGWMHDMLDYFEIDPWFRQFNQNNITFSICYNFTENFMLALSHDEVVHGKSHLLHKMPGDDWQKYANTRALLAYMWTHPGKKTIFMGMEFGQRQEWNVWDDLQWDLLNHEPHKGIQKLVDDLNTLYKKEPALWRNDFDEYGFQWIDCDDNKNSVISFMRREKTDGEWLVIVANFTPQDHSNYRIGVPVDGFYEEIFNTDASQYGGSNLGNMGGKSTDLYTIHGYENSIDLCLPPLSVLILKHKSKKN, encoded by the coding sequence ATGACCGTCTCTATTCTTCTAGATTCTTTGAAAGATGACGGACAAAGACTTTCTGAATGCAGACATGAAAATCCTTTTTCTATTCTTGGTCCTCAACCGTTTAAAGATAAATGGATAATTCGAATATGGATGCCTGAGGCAAGTGCAGTTGAACTGATAATACAAGGAACAAAAATCCAGCTACAAAATCCAAATCACGAATGGATCTTTGAAGGAGTTACCGAAAAAGATCCCGGTACTGATTATCAAGTAAAAGTACAGAGAGGAGGCATTGAACATGTTCAAAATGATCCTTGGAGCTTCCGAAAAGAGTGGATGGGTGAAATTGATAGACATCTTTTCGCGGAGGGAAATCACCATCACATCTGGCGAAAAATGGGTGCTCACCTCACTGAAATAGATAATAAGCAAGGAGTTATGTTTTGCTTATGGGCGCCTAATGCAAGAAGCGTTTCCCTTATTGGTGATCTCAATTCATGGGATGGCCGACATCACCCTATGCAAAAACGTCTAGGGGGAATTTGGGAACTATTCATACCTGGTCTAAGTGAGGGAGATTTATACAAATATGAAATCAGGACTGAAAAAGGACATTGCTATGAGAAAGCCGACCCTTATGGTTTTCAACATGAAGTAAGGCCTGCAAAAAGCTCAGTCATATCAAAAATCGATTCATTTCAATGGAATGATCAGTCTTGGATATCCAATCGCGACAATAGAGATCCTTTAGCGCAACCAATATCGGTTTATGAAATGCATTTAGGAAGCTGGATGCATGCTTCCTCAGACGATCCATTTATCAACTCAAACGGAGATCATAGAGCCCCTGTTCCAGCCGCAGATATGAAGCCTGGCTCAAGATTGCTTACTTATAAAGAGTTAGCAAATAAGGTCATTCCCTATGTCAAAGAGAGAGGCTTCACTCATATCGAGCTTATGCCAATTTCAGAGCACCCTTTTGATGGCTCATGGGGGTATCAAGTAACTGGTTGGTATGCACCTACTAGTAGATATGGATCACCAGATGAGTTTCGAGCCTTCGTTGATTCATGCCACAAAGAAGGAATAGGAATCATTCTCGATTGGGTTCCGGGCCACTTCCCTAAAGATCAGCATGGACTTGCTTATTTTGATGGCAGCCATCTTTACGAGCATTCAGATCCCAGAATTGGAGAGCATAAAGAATGGGGAACCTTAATCTTCAATTACAGTCGAAATGAAGTTCGTAATTTTCTAGTTGCAAATCTAATTTTCTGGTTTGATCAATTTCATATAGATGGAATACGTGTTGATGCAGTTGCCTCAATGCTTTACAAAGACTATCTTCGTCCTGAGGGTGAATGGATACCTAATGAAAATGGAGGGAATGAAAATTTTGAAGCAGTCAGATTTCTACAACAGGCTAATCACGTTCTGTTTCAACATTTTCCAGGTGCACTTTCCATTGCAGAAGAATCAACTACATGGACTGGGGTAACTAAACCAACTGACATAGATGGACTTGGTTTCAATCTCAAGTGGAACATGGGTTGGATGCACGATATGCTCGATTATTTTGAAATTGACCCCTGGTTTAGACAATTCAATCAAAACAACATTACTTTCTCCATTTGTTATAACTTTACCGAAAACTTTATGCTTGCTTTAAGCCATGATGAAGTTGTTCACGGAAAAAGTCATCTCCTACATAAGATGCCAGGTGACGACTGGCAGAAGTATGCTAATACACGAGCCTTACTTGCATATATGTGGACACATCCAGGTAAAAAAACAATATTTATGGGAATGGAATTTGGGCAGCGTCAAGAATGGAATGTTTGGGATGATTTGCAATGGGATCTCTTAAATCATGAACCTCACAAAGGAATACAGAAATTAGTAGATGATTTAAATACCTTATACAAAAAAGAACCTGCTTTATGGAGAAATGATTTTGACGAATACGGATTCCAGTGGATTGATTGCGATGATAATAAAAATTCAGTAATCAGTTTTATGAGAAGAGAAAAAACTGATGGAGAGTGGTTAGTAATAGTGGCAAACTTTACCCCTCAAGACCATTCAAATTACAGAATAGGCGTGCCTGTTGATGGATTCTATGAAGAAATTTTTAATACAGATGCGAGTCAATATGGAGGTTCAAATCTAGGTAATATGGGAGGAAAATCAACAGATTTATACACCATACATGGCTATGAAAATTCTATAGATCTTTGCCTTCCTCCTCTAAGTGTTCTGATTCTAAAGCATAAATCCAAGAAGAATTAA
- a CDS encoding CocE/NonD family hydrolase: protein MNSIRYRDEGLKLRDGTLLKSRIWSPQGKGPWPVLLMRQPYGREIASTITYAHPSWWASKGYLVVIQDVRGQGGSEGEFSGFSQEASDTSQTHNWVRSLPECNGLLGTYGFSYQGLTQLIAEEGTPPPDCIIPAMTGLSENEHWSCEGGAFWWHLGIGWGLQLAAQKAQREKNWTAWHEIRENLESKKYLYNGHYLLKKNDPEGMAYKWLNLSSSKTPQWKTHEPLDSWLKKPLLLIGGWWDPHLKGILDIFEKSKKTGGNPKLLIGPATHLQWWEGVQRTQLDFFDSHLKEKNKEIDFPQINLWNLTTKSWELSVQNKAPTWNLLSEGLAATSHLEGRLVPYSDLESDSEVNLVHDPWRPIPAIGGHLSDTAGEANRYNLDIRPDVAVFTSDPILNNLRLEGIPNLFLETKCDRESFDLFVALSIIPTAVENTATQLSTGVLRIANCDKGIKSAKQIRLQPILATFKEGDRLRISISGSGWPAIGINPGQSQYLCAEPSPNCLVTTISLLLLNSKLKFESLISS from the coding sequence ATGAATTCTATAAGATACAGGGACGAAGGCTTAAAACTTAGAGACGGAACATTACTAAAATCTCGAATCTGGTCGCCTCAGGGAAAAGGTCCATGGCCTGTCTTACTTATGCGCCAGCCATATGGAAGAGAAATTGCTTCTACAATTACGTATGCTCATCCATCTTGGTGGGCTAGTAAGGGCTATCTAGTCGTCATACAAGATGTACGAGGTCAAGGTGGGTCTGAAGGAGAGTTTTCAGGTTTCAGTCAAGAAGCTTCAGACACTAGTCAAACTCACAATTGGGTTCGATCCTTGCCTGAATGCAATGGCCTACTAGGCACATACGGTTTTTCATATCAAGGCTTAACACAACTCATTGCGGAGGAAGGTACTCCTCCACCTGATTGCATTATTCCTGCAATGACAGGTCTTTCAGAGAATGAACATTGGAGTTGTGAAGGAGGAGCGTTTTGGTGGCACTTGGGAATTGGATGGGGTTTGCAATTAGCCGCCCAAAAAGCACAAAGAGAGAAAAATTGGACAGCTTGGCACGAAATCCGTGAAAATCTTGAATCGAAAAAATACTTATATAACGGTCATTATTTACTCAAAAAGAATGATCCAGAAGGGATGGCATATAAATGGCTAAATCTTTCGTCTAGCAAAACTCCTCAATGGAAAACCCATGAGCCATTAGATAGCTGGTTAAAAAAACCTTTGCTCCTAATTGGGGGTTGGTGGGATCCTCATTTGAAAGGGATTTTAGATATTTTTGAGAAATCTAAAAAGACAGGAGGCAATCCTAAATTACTAATTGGTCCTGCTACTCATCTTCAATGGTGGGAGGGTGTACAACGTACCCAGTTAGATTTTTTTGATTCTCATTTAAAAGAAAAAAACAAAGAGATTGATTTCCCTCAAATCAATCTATGGAATCTAACCACTAAGAGTTGGGAACTTTCGGTTCAAAATAAAGCTCCTACATGGAATCTTCTTAGCGAAGGTTTAGCCGCAACAAGTCATCTTGAAGGACGCCTAGTCCCTTATTCTGATTTAGAATCCGATAGTGAAGTGAATTTAGTTCACGACCCATGGAGACCAATACCAGCAATCGGAGGACATCTCAGTGATACTGCGGGTGAAGCGAACAGGTATAATCTTGATATTCGACCTGATGTCGCAGTATTTACATCAGATCCTATTTTGAATAATCTCAGGCTGGAAGGTATTCCAAATCTTTTTTTAGAAACCAAGTGCGACAGAGAAAGTTTTGATCTGTTTGTTGCATTATCAATAATTCCTACTGCGGTTGAGAATACTGCCACTCAACTTTCTACTGGTGTTCTCAGAATTGCTAATTGTGATAAAGGCATAAAAAGCGCTAAACAAATCAGACTTCAACCGATTCTGGCAACATTTAAAGAAGGAGATCGCTTAAGAATTTCAATCTCAGGATCAGGATGGCCAGCAATTGGAATAAATCCTGGTCAGAGTCAATATTTGTGCGCAGAACCTAGCCCTAACTGCCTAGTGACTACAATTTCACTATTACTTTTAAATTCAAAACTTAAATTTGAATCACTTATTTCCTCTTAG
- a CDS encoding DUF4332 domain-containing protein: MNNNSLLKDLPKTFYQEEKILLSNNIKTWDSLLSISDEEINHLIYGSLGSVRNLKRLKCIAYFICTLDIQLNEAALLMHSGLITNKAISRLTPQELVQKTGRFERILRTGRIPIIDLKKAHFLIEKAKKSII, translated from the coding sequence ATGAATAATAACTCATTATTGAAAGATCTTCCTAAAACATTTTATCAAGAAGAAAAAATACTTTTATCAAATAATATAAAAACATGGGATTCTTTATTATCTATCAGCGATGAAGAAATAAATCATCTAATCTATGGAAGTCTAGGTAGTGTTCGCAATCTAAAAAGACTTAAATGTATAGCGTATTTTATATGTACTTTAGATATTCAACTCAACGAAGCAGCCTTGCTGATGCACTCAGGATTAATTACCAACAAGGCCATTTCACGACTTACTCCTCAAGAGCTAGTTCAAAAGACTGGACGCTTTGAAAGAATTCTTCGAACAGGAAGAATTCCAATAATAGATCTAAAAAAAGCCCACTTTTTAATAGAGAAAGCGAAAAAAAGCATTATTTAA
- a CDS encoding Ycf51 family protein, translated as MSIIEVIQDVTKWLAWGGSGLGVLTVLAYLFNWGIKFRLTGTTIFTLLLSASCWAFEQSYSPPLNVEGYKYAPIVYDNGFDLVVAQASNDFPKEAVKPTLLQIAGNLKGGGRNGAQVKVRLRKIESAGDGISKPIVLGELINDLKESKIIELPDRNYSASEYLSNNAEIEEITLLETDE; from the coding sequence ATGTCTATTATTGAAGTTATCCAAGATGTTACAAAATGGCTAGCCTGGGGAGGCTCAGGACTTGGCGTCTTGACTGTTTTGGCTTATTTATTTAATTGGGGAATTAAATTCCGACTAACTGGGACAACAATTTTCACACTTTTACTATCTGCTAGTTGCTGGGCCTTTGAGCAAAGTTATTCTCCTCCGCTTAATGTCGAAGGTTACAAATATGCTCCTATTGTTTATGACAATGGATTTGATTTAGTTGTTGCTCAAGCATCAAATGATTTCCCTAAAGAAGCTGTAAAACCAACATTGTTACAAATAGCTGGTAATTTGAAAGGGGGAGGAAGAAATGGCGCTCAGGTCAAAGTCAGGCTAAGAAAGATAGAATCAGCTGGTGATGGAATAAGTAAACCAATTGTTCTAGGTGAATTAATAAATGATTTAAAAGAATCAAAGATAATAGAATTACCAGACAGGAATTATTCTGCAAGTGAATATTTATCAAATAATGCTGAAATTGAAGAAATCACTTTATTAGAGACTGATGAATAA